Proteins from one Telopea speciosissima isolate NSW1024214 ecotype Mountain lineage chromosome 1, Tspe_v1, whole genome shotgun sequence genomic window:
- the LOC122672271 gene encoding (-)-alpha-terpineol synthase-like isoform X2, giving the protein MENTIATPKDVSNDGTNNKRTANYNPNIWDYDFVQSIRSNFAGDTCKRRVEKLEDVRQMLINNKEVVPLAQLHLIHDLQRLGLEYHFEKEIKEALDALISFININNGRISGVDHLHSTALCFRLLRQHGYFVSQDVFNNFMDETGNFIASLSQDVKGILCLYEASHLALEGESTMYKATAFSRRTLIKDVKGNIDPYLAEQIAHTLEVPSHWRMQWSEARWYGNAYERKKHINASLLELAKLNFNMVQATHQEELKEIYRWWKSEGFAEKLRFARHRLVECFLYSVGLVYEPQYGCLRKWLTKLMNLIILIDDVYDIYGSLDELEQFTDAVNRWDNKKIEHLPDFMKICFLALYGTTNEICNGVQKDQNRNIMTHLKKVWIDFSKAILVEAKWYNSVDSPSLQEYLDNAWISSSGAILLVHAYFFLSQETSDAVDFLETHQNLVYYLSMIIRLRNDLGTSAAELERGDAPSSTLCYMREAEVSEEIAQEHIKGMILDS; this is encoded by the exons GGGGACACCTGCAAAAGAAGAGTTGAGAAGCTGGAGGATGTGAGACAGATGCTCATAAATAATAAAGAGGTGGTCCCATTGGctcaactccacttgattcacgACCTCCAAAGGTTAGGTTTGGAGTATCACTTTGAGAAGGAGATCAAGGAAGCATTGGATGCTTTGATATCATTCATTAACATTAATAATGGTAGAATTAGTGGTGTTGATCATCTCCATTCTACAGCTCTATGCTTCAGGCTCCTCAGGCAACATGGCTATTTTGTGTCTCAAG ATGTGTTTAACAACTTCATGGATGAAACCGGTAATTTCATAGCAAGCCTTTCTCAGGATGTGAAAGGAATTCTTTGCTTGTATGAAGCTTCACATCTTGCTCTAGAGGGGGAAAGCACGATGTACAAAGCTACAGCTTTCTCTAGAAGAACTCTAATAAAGGATGTAAAGGGAAATATTGACCCATACCTTGCTGAACAAATTGCCCATACCTTGGAGGTTCCTTCCCACTGGAGGATGCAATGGTCCGAAGCTAGGTGGTATGGTAACGCATATGAGAGAAAGAAGCATATAAATGCTAGTTTACTAGAACTGGCCAAATTGAACTTCAATATGGTACAAGCTACCCATCAAGAAGAGCTCAAGGAAATATATAG GTGGTGGAAGAGCGAGGGCTTCGCTGAGAAATTGAGGTTTGCAAGGCATCGATTAGTGGAGTGTTTCTTATATTCAGTGGGATTAGTTTATGAGCCTCAATATGGTTGTCTGAGGAAATGGCTGACAAAACTCATGAATCTGATTATCCTAATTGACGATGTCTATGATATTTATGGGTCATTGGATGAACTCGAGCAATTCACTGATGCAGTCAACAG GTGGGACAACAAGAAAATTGAGCATCTTCCAGACTTTATGAAGATATGTTTTCTAGCTCTTTATGGAACAACAAATGAAATCTGCAATGGCGTTCAGAAAGACCAGAATAGGAACATCATGACTCATCTTAAGAAAGTG TGGATAGATTTTTCTAAAGCAATATTGGTGGAGGCAAAGTGGTACAATAGCGTAGACTCACCATCTCTACAAGAGTATCTAGACAATGCATGGATCTCATCCTCAGGGGCCATCCTTCTAGttcatgcatatttttttttatcccaagAGACTAGTGATGCTGTAGATTTCCTGGAAACCCATCAGAATCTTGTGTACTATCTATCCATGATCATTCGACTTCGCAATGATTTGGGGACTTCAGCG GCGGAGTTAGAGAGAGGTGATGCTCCATCATCAACCCTTTGTTACATGAGGGAAGCAGAAGTTTCTGAGGAGATAGCTCAAGAGCACATAAAAGGCATGATATTGGACTCatga